From Bradyrhizobium erythrophlei:
ACAGAATGTCGCGCTTGTATTTGAGGAAAGGCGAAGTCGGTTCGAATTACGCAGTGAGTTCGTGGCAAAGCGTATTATTCTCCGAATTCGAAGCGCAGATGTGCAGCGATGCGAGGCCCTTTCCCTGCATCTTCGGCGTGACGGGCTACCGGCTCGATCAGTTGCGCTATCTGTTTCTCGATCCCTTCGAAGTCGAAATTCTCGGCGACCAGCTCGCGCAATTCGTCGCCGAATCCCGCTCGCACGGACCCAACACGTCGCTTGTCGTGTTTACCCGGCCGCGGCCGGTGCAGACGCTGGATGCCTATTACAGGAAGTTCTGGCTCATGCTCGACCAGCTGGCGCGGCTCGACAAGAGCCCCTGGCCCGAGGCGATCCCGGAACAGATCGATCATCCGATGTGGGAGTTTTCGTTCGCGGGCGAACCGATGTTCGTCGTGTGCAGCACGCCCGCGCATGTGATGCGGCAAAGCCGCCGCTCCAGTTCCTTCATGCTGACGTTCCAGCCGCGATGGGTGTTCGAAAAGATCCTCGGCACGGAAAAAGCCGCAGCGGCGGCGTTCGCCGAAGTGCGCAAGCGCCTCATCCCCTACGACTCCACCGCCCCCTCGCCGCTGCTCGGCCGCTACGGCGCGCGGG
This genomic window contains:
- a CDS encoding YqcI/YcgG family protein is translated as MSSWQSVLFSEFEAQMCSDARPFPCIFGVTGYRLDQLRYLFLDPFEVEILGDQLAQFVAESRSHGPNTSLVVFTRPRPVQTLDAYYRKFWLMLDQLARLDKSPWPEAIPEQIDHPMWEFSFAGEPMFVVCSTPAHVMRQSRRSSSFMLTFQPRWVFEKILGTEKAAAAAFAEVRKRLIPYDSTAPSPLLGRYGARDGREYQQYFLHDDNQAESGCPFAKLAQAKTPKIDDREQAA